The following are encoded in a window of Candidatus Cloacimonadota bacterium genomic DNA:
- a CDS encoding PD-(D/E)XK nuclease family protein: MNKKNIIQILKSGNQELFYSSFISWLLEPTGEHGLSSYFSQWFFSRIGEKINSFVVETEKSIQGGRADILITTDDGRMIVIENKTKSIGSNEQIKSYEDENVVVIPLGLVAENFPVEQRDKVITYSEICNFLKNSNPEDKSLSVLIDHFTSYLDSLLSPFNLLHKYCCKEIDLAQAKEELAKLNPITINDNDRRFFQAVYFERLLSYISVNTQELILGTSGYYDQKKHTEKPSATKWNIEKNLRGPAFMEAIIYKTEIPGILKVSNKWAPVFENVETPDMSPRLELWVSPDNIFNENNIGVFEIGCWDDELKKSFNSSNTFKKRGTRNFHFRVLTPMDIIYQNMTNLILQEMGKIWEFHTLP; encoded by the coding sequence ATGAACAAAAAAAATATTATCCAAATTTTGAAGTCTGGAAATCAGGAACTATTTTATTCCTCTTTCATTTCTTGGTTGTTAGAGCCTACCGGAGAACATGGCTTGAGTAGTTACTTTTCACAGTGGTTTTTCAGCAGAATAGGTGAAAAAATTAATAGCTTTGTAGTAGAAACGGAAAAGTCGATACAGGGTGGTAGAGCCGATATATTAATTACAACTGATGATGGCCGTATGATTGTGATTGAAAATAAAACAAAATCTATTGGTAGTAATGAACAAATTAAAAGTTATGAAGATGAGAATGTAGTTGTTATTCCTTTAGGTTTAGTTGCCGAGAATTTTCCAGTAGAACAAAGAGATAAAGTAATAACCTATTCTGAAATTTGTAATTTCTTAAAAAATTCTAATCCTGAGGATAAATCACTTTCAGTTCTAATTGATCATTTTACTTCTTATCTTGATTCTTTATTGTCACCGTTCAATTTATTGCATAAGTATTGTTGCAAAGAGATTGACCTGGCACAAGCCAAGGAAGAGTTGGCGAAGCTTAATCCAATTACAATTAATGATAATGATCGAAGATTTTTTCAAGCGGTTTATTTTGAGAGATTGCTATCATACATTTCAGTAAACACACAGGAATTAATACTTGGTACTAGCGGATACTACGATCAAAAGAAACATACGGAGAAACCTTCTGCCACGAAGTGGAATATTGAAAAAAACTTGCGGGGACCTGCTTTTATGGAGGCCATTATTTATAAAACAGAAATACCAGGGATATTAAAAGTCTCGAATAAATGGGCACCGGTATTTGAGAATGTTGAAACCCCAGATATGAGCCCACGTTTGGAACTTTGGGTCAGTCCTGATAATATTTTTAATGAAAATAACATAGGTGTATTTGAAATTGGTTGTTGGGATGATGAATTAAAAAAATCATTTAACTCATCAAATACGTTTAAAAAACGTGGGACAAGAAATTTTCATTTTCGAGTTCTTACCCCAATGGATATTATATATCAAAATATGACAAATCTAATACTCCAGGAGATGGGGAAAATCTGGGAATTTCATACTTTACCCTAA